One Halolamina litorea genomic window carries:
- a CDS encoding ABC transporter substrate-binding protein — translation MKTVEYPALGAADEPLVDRYAVGLGTDAARVLAYLRLRLDRPDTAGEPATRLDIRIGTGLSRGAVGDALDRLGDLGLVSETSVRRHESGRPPQAWTTDASVTPRRAYECHANRLLDQTGTAADEPGSGPDKPPTADGDPFSVALNWHPNALHAPLYAGLAGDHYSDGGLEVTFDPRTGSGAALDAVAAGEVDAALVGAATFVAAAPPDVVPLGLLYERAMAVLYATHDSFGGPFERVRQLRGRRVGMSVGSETARLARLLLSQVDTLEAVDIVDIGGEEREALRSGRVDAVTGQISDPDRITDGTVETVPVAEQFPLYGPVLVAREATLTERPSALHAFLVGTMCGWADAADSPGEAVASVPGVDADDTGARTTVERAIEEFGFDRSHGWGVHDEDGWLRLRTALAQVEGS, via the coding sequence ATGAAGACGGTCGAGTATCCGGCGCTCGGGGCGGCCGACGAGCCGTTGGTCGATCGGTACGCCGTCGGCCTCGGTACCGACGCCGCGCGAGTGCTCGCCTACCTCCGCCTGCGGCTCGACCGACCCGACACCGCCGGGGAACCGGCGACGCGACTCGATATCCGGATCGGGACCGGGCTGAGCCGTGGTGCCGTCGGCGACGCGCTCGACCGGCTTGGTGATCTGGGGCTGGTGAGCGAGACGTCCGTTCGACGCCACGAGAGCGGCCGTCCACCACAAGCGTGGACGACCGATGCGTCCGTCACCCCCCGCCGGGCCTACGAGTGCCACGCCAATCGGCTCCTCGATCAGACCGGAACCGCCGCCGACGAACCGGGATCGGGCCCCGACAAGCCACCGACGGCCGACGGCGACCCGTTCTCGGTCGCGCTGAACTGGCACCCGAACGCGCTCCACGCGCCGTTGTACGCCGGACTCGCCGGTGACCACTATTCGGACGGGGGGTTGGAGGTGACGTTCGATCCCCGAACCGGCTCGGGGGCGGCACTGGACGCGGTCGCGGCCGGCGAGGTCGACGCCGCCCTCGTCGGCGCGGCGACGTTCGTCGCGGCGGCCCCCCCGGATGTGGTCCCGCTCGGACTGCTGTACGAGCGCGCGATGGCGGTGCTGTACGCCACTCACGACTCCTTCGGGGGCCCGTTCGAACGGGTCAGACAGCTCCGGGGCCGGCGGGTGGGGATGTCCGTCGGCTCCGAGACCGCGCGGCTGGCGCGGCTCCTGCTCTCACAGGTCGACACGCTGGAAGCGGTCGACATCGTCGACATCGGTGGCGAGGAACGCGAGGCGCTCCGCTCGGGCCGGGTCGACGCCGTCACCGGCCAGATATCCGACCCCGACCGGATCACCGACGGGACGGTGGAGACAGTGCCCGTCGCCGAGCAGTTCCCCCTGTACGGGCCCGTCCTCGTGGCCCGTGAGGCGACGCTGACCGAGCGACCGTCGGCGCTCCACGCGTTCCTCGTGGGGACGATGTGTGGGTGGGCCGACGCCGCCGACTCGCCGGGCGAGGCCGTCGCCAGCGTCCCCGGCGTCGACGCCGACGATACCGGGGCTCGGACGACTGTGGAACGAGCGATCGAGGAGTTCGGTTTCGACAGGTCCCACGGCTGGGGTGTGCACGACGAGGACGGCTGGCTCCGCCTCCGAACCGCACTCGCCCAAGTAGAGGGCTCGTAG
- a CDS encoding ABC transporter substrate-binding protein — MSDQVDFQLNWEPTGFQAPFFLGAERGYYEDEGLDVRMLGARGGGVGTGSPFATERVADGSCEFAWAGGSGIVLSKSRGNDIVAVAGATHRTPAAVFTLEEEFGGPLESPEQLAGKTLAPTATKTSLLAGMLLREAGIRDSVQLLGVDQHTHHRPQRKLLDGTVDAAVGVVTNGEELAREYDKEAHELSIGLELPIYGMAIVANPEYAAENPETVRAFLRASARSWADAVADPTAAIDAVVDRNADLAYTREIERRKLDWMLDRFVEYDTFAERWGTHDGDRWAELVDRMAEMNALQNPVDAESVWTDEYLDDSPAITEFLDRAGRRTPAESTDD; from the coding sequence ATGTCGGACCAAGTAGATTTCCAACTCAACTGGGAGCCGACGGGGTTCCAGGCGCCCTTCTTCCTCGGGGCCGAGCGCGGTTACTACGAGGACGAGGGGTTGGACGTACGGATGCTCGGCGCGCGCGGAGGTGGCGTCGGCACGGGCTCGCCGTTCGCCACCGAACGGGTCGCCGACGGCTCCTGTGAGTTCGCGTGGGCCGGCGGCTCGGGAATCGTCCTCTCGAAGAGCCGTGGCAACGACATCGTCGCCGTCGCCGGCGCGACCCACCGGACCCCGGCGGCCGTGTTCACGCTCGAAGAGGAGTTCGGCGGGCCCCTCGAATCGCCCGAACAGCTCGCCGGCAAGACCCTCGCGCCGACGGCGACGAAGACCTCGCTGCTCGCGGGGATGTTGCTCCGCGAGGCCGGGATCCGGGACTCGGTGCAGTTGCTCGGCGTCGACCAGCACACCCACCACCGGCCGCAGCGAAAGCTGCTCGACGGCACCGTCGACGCCGCGGTCGGCGTCGTCACGAACGGCGAGGAGTTGGCCCGCGAGTACGACAAGGAGGCCCACGAACTCTCGATCGGACTGGAGCTCCCCATCTACGGGATGGCCATCGTCGCCAACCCCGAGTACGCCGCCGAGAACCCCGAGACGGTTCGAGCGTTCCTGCGCGCCAGCGCCCGGAGTTGGGCCGACGCCGTCGCGGACCCCACGGCGGCCATCGACGCCGTCGTCGACCGCAACGCCGACCTCGCCTACACCCGGGAGATCGAGCGCCGCAAGCTCGATTGGATGCTCGACCGCTTCGTCGAGTACGACACGTTCGCCGAGCGGTGGGGCACCCACGACGGCGACCGCTGGGCCGAACTGGTCGACCGTATGGCCGAGATGAACGCGCTACAGAACCCCGTCGACGCCGAGTCGGTCTGGACTGACGAGTACCTCGACGACTCCCCGGCGATCACCGAGTTTCTCGACCGCGCGGGGCGCCGAACGCCGGCCGAATCGACCGATGACTAA
- a CDS encoding ABC transporter substrate-binding protein yields MTNRRQGRRAFLGALGAGAAASLSGCLDARSAVLGGTPEPTTVRLLLDWKANGTHAGNFVAAEKGFDEEEGVSLSIESGSGGSTTAEQVGLRKYEIGLTSAASVLGARNGDVSIRSYAAAQQGPNSVVYTVAEQFGGAIEEPSDLAGKTVAAASSSSNLALLKALLDDAGVLGEVEFLSVGWGGLTSSLLSGDADAALGAFPDGIAMERDGYDASMLWLSDHVASTGRLVAANPTFAEEQGEALRGALRAIARGWAWAANDPPAAMDLMIDAEPRLEGGRELGIRKIEGTVAKLMLTDAVSEHGWGWQAGPDWESVQQTLAAAGFVSGEADAEAAWSNAYLDGDAAAVGSFAGQVSADYTDDWR; encoded by the coding sequence ATGACTAACCGCCGACAGGGCCGCCGGGCGTTCCTCGGCGCGCTCGGGGCTGGCGCCGCCGCTTCGCTGAGTGGCTGTCTCGACGCCCGCTCGGCCGTCCTCGGCGGGACGCCGGAGCCGACGACGGTTCGCCTGCTGCTCGACTGGAAGGCCAACGGCACTCACGCGGGCAACTTCGTCGCCGCGGAGAAGGGGTTCGACGAGGAGGAGGGCGTCTCGCTCTCGATCGAATCCGGCTCCGGCGGCTCGACCACCGCCGAGCAGGTCGGACTGCGGAAGTACGAGATCGGACTGACCAGCGCGGCGTCGGTGCTCGGCGCGCGCAACGGCGACGTGTCGATCCGGAGCTACGCCGCCGCCCAACAGGGGCCCAACAGCGTCGTCTACACCGTCGCCGAGCAGTTCGGCGGCGCCATCGAGGAACCGTCGGACCTCGCGGGCAAGACCGTGGCCGCTGCCTCCTCGTCGTCGAACCTCGCACTGTTGAAGGCGCTGCTCGACGACGCGGGCGTGCTTGGGGAGGTCGAGTTCCTCAGCGTCGGCTGGGGCGGGCTGACCTCCTCGCTGCTCTCGGGTGACGCCGACGCCGCCCTCGGGGCGTTCCCAGACGGGATCGCCATGGAGCGGGACGGCTACGACGCCTCGATGCTCTGGCTCTCCGATCACGTCGCCTCGACCGGCCGGCTGGTCGCGGCCAACCCCACGTTCGCCGAGGAGCAGGGTGAGGCGCTCCGCGGGGCGCTCCGAGCCATCGCGCGTGGCTGGGCCTGGGCGGCGAACGACCCGCCCGCCGCGATGGACCTCATGATCGACGCCGAGCCGCGACTGGAGGGCGGTCGCGAGTTGGGCATCCGAAAGATCGAGGGAACCGTGGCGAAGCTCATGTTGACCGACGCGGTCAGCGAACACGGCTGGGGCTGGCAGGCCGGTCCGGACTGGGAGTCCGTCCAACAGACGCTCGCAGCGGCCGGGTTCGTTTCCGGCGAGGCCGACGCCGAGGCGGCGTGGTCGAACGCGTACCTCGACGGCGACGCCGCGGCCGTCGGCTCCTTCGCCGGACAGGTCTCGGCCGACTACACGGACGACTGGCGCTGA
- the dinB gene encoding DNA polymerase IV: MSGSTLPGTGDDDAPDRVVLHVDMDCFYASCERLKEPELRGQPVVVGMGYEEGETIGAVATASYEARAYGVDSAQPISQAVERLPPVERPDLGSADDDRGHYRPVDMEFYQSVASEVKAILHDCADTVREVSIDEAYLDVTARTSWERVDDPPRASGAAEKRTLAEGLGRHVRERIAREVGVPASVGVAPNMATAKIASDHDKPEGLTVVPPGSVAEFLAPLPVEEIHGVGPVRAGQLREMGIETAGDLADADPGVLQDRFGDRGVELHDRAGGVDNREVTPTGLPKSLSRESSFSEATTDAGAMREKVRALAAAVAERARSKDALYRTIGIKAVTTPYDVNTRAESLSGPVDDPELVEETALSLLSEFEDEPVRKLGVRVSKLSFAAGEQASLDGFASATVADGGSEGETESETESESAGEDAAAESTPAESRSGQFSLGEFE; this comes from the coding sequence ATGAGCGGGAGCACCCTCCCGGGGACCGGCGACGACGACGCCCCCGACCGCGTGGTGCTTCACGTCGATATGGACTGCTTCTACGCCTCGTGTGAGCGGCTCAAGGAGCCCGAACTCCGCGGTCAGCCGGTCGTCGTCGGTATGGGCTACGAGGAGGGCGAGACCATCGGTGCCGTCGCCACCGCGTCCTACGAAGCGAGGGCCTACGGCGTCGACTCCGCCCAACCGATCTCGCAGGCCGTCGAACGGCTCCCCCCCGTCGAGCGGCCCGACCTCGGGAGCGCCGACGACGACCGTGGCCACTACCGACCGGTGGACATGGAGTTCTACCAGTCGGTCGCGAGCGAGGTGAAGGCGATCCTCCACGACTGCGCCGACACCGTCCGGGAGGTGAGCATCGACGAGGCGTACCTGGACGTGACCGCCCGCACCTCCTGGGAGCGAGTCGACGACCCTCCCCGGGCCTCCGGCGCGGCCGAGAAACGGACGCTCGCGGAGGGGTTGGGCCGGCACGTCCGCGAACGGATCGCCCGCGAGGTCGGCGTGCCCGCGAGCGTCGGCGTCGCGCCGAACATGGCGACCGCGAAGATCGCCAGCGACCACGACAAGCCCGAGGGGCTCACCGTCGTCCCGCCCGGCTCCGTCGCCGAGTTCCTCGCGCCGTTGCCAGTCGAGGAAATCCACGGCGTCGGCCCGGTCCGGGCGGGACAGCTTCGGGAGATGGGGATCGAGACCGCCGGCGACCTCGCCGACGCCGACCCGGGGGTCCTGCAGGACCGCTTCGGCGACCGCGGGGTCGAACTCCACGACCGAGCCGGCGGCGTCGACAACCGCGAGGTCACCCCTACGGGCCTCCCCAAGAGTCTCTCGCGGGAGTCCTCGTTCAGTGAGGCGACGACCGACGCCGGGGCGATGCGGGAGAAGGTCCGTGCGCTGGCGGCCGCGGTCGCCGAGCGTGCCCGGTCGAAGGACGCCCTCTACCGGACCATCGGGATCAAGGCCGTAACGACGCCCTACGACGTGAACACGCGCGCCGAGTCGCTCTCGGGGCCCGTCGACGACCCCGAACTGGTCGAGGAGACCGCCCTCTCGCTGCTCTCTGAGTTCGAGGACGAACCGGTCCGAAAGCTCGGCGTCCGGGTGTCGAAGCTGAGTTTCGCCGCGGGCGAGCAGGCCAGCCTCGACGGCTTCGCGTCGGCGACCGTCGCCGACGGCGGGAGCGAGGGAGAGACCGAGTCCGAGACCGAGTCGGAGTCGGCAGGAGAAGACGCCGCGGCGGAGTCCACGCCGGCCGAGAGCCGATCCGGCCAGTTCTCGCTGGGCGAGTTCGAGTAG
- a CDS encoding ABC transporter permease, which yields MSRWSSGGLLALASVATALVLWTGAAAVLGLPDLLLPSPVAVAAAFGANAHSIAASVAYTAAEVAVGWTIGVTVGVALAAAIALSPAASRLGYPFLVVVRLVPVVVFLPVLVLVLGPTAASRAAIAVLVTFFPVTLATIEGLRSTDGDRLATLSVVGASRWQQLRYVRLPDALPALFTGLTVSAPIAVQTVVLAEFLVGNRGIGAALQATAARFETALLFAYVLVLIGLGIALFGLLRTVESAVRWDAAAAGVADGGGTVTADLPGNPATNAVVAAATFGVGALVWQVASGAFPRDLALFLPAPLAVGRTLLDAAGLFVGAGTATLLTFTIGWGGGSLLGLAVGAVVGLAPRLRGLLGSHVVAARSVPDVAVVPLFLVWFRVGPTTAALLVAVAAVFPVALAAADGAGRLPARQYDLLRSVGAPRHRVLVARARYALPQLFAGLKLSVVGGFTATVIAEWFLTSDGLGVLLLQGMTDTNPELTYAAALALAALGMALYGVVAGVQRRLTW from the coding sequence GTGTCCCGATGGTCCTCTGGAGGGCTGCTCGCCCTCGCCTCGGTCGCAACCGCGCTCGTGCTGTGGACCGGCGCGGCTGCCGTACTCGGTCTCCCTGACCTGCTTCTTCCCTCCCCCGTCGCCGTCGCGGCGGCGTTCGGCGCGAACGCCCACTCGATCGCCGCGAGCGTCGCGTACACCGCCGCGGAAGTCGCCGTCGGCTGGACCATCGGCGTCACGGTCGGCGTCGCCCTCGCCGCCGCGATCGCGCTCTCCCCGGCCGCGAGCCGGCTCGGCTACCCGTTCCTCGTCGTGGTGAGGCTGGTGCCGGTCGTCGTCTTCCTGCCGGTGTTGGTGCTCGTGCTCGGCCCGACGGCGGCCTCTCGGGCCGCCATCGCGGTGCTGGTGACGTTCTTCCCGGTCACGTTGGCAACGATCGAGGGGTTACGATCGACCGACGGTGACCGACTGGCGACGCTGTCGGTCGTCGGGGCCTCGCGCTGGCAACAGCTCCGGTACGTCCGCCTGCCCGACGCGCTGCCCGCGCTGTTCACCGGGCTGACTGTCTCGGCGCCCATCGCCGTCCAGACCGTCGTGCTCGCGGAGTTCCTCGTCGGTAACCGTGGGATCGGTGCCGCACTGCAGGCGACGGCAGCCCGGTTCGAGACCGCGCTGCTGTTCGCGTACGTGCTCGTGTTGATCGGCCTCGGGATCGCGCTGTTCGGGCTCCTACGGACGGTCGAGTCGGCGGTTCGCTGGGACGCTGCAGCGGCGGGCGTCGCTGACGGCGGCGGCACCGTCACGGCCGACCTCCCGGGCAACCCCGCCACGAACGCCGTCGTCGCCGCGGCGACGTTCGGTGTCGGGGCGCTGGTCTGGCAGGTCGCCAGCGGTGCGTTCCCCCGCGACCTCGCGTTGTTCCTCCCGGCGCCGCTCGCGGTGGGTCGGACGCTCCTCGACGCCGCCGGGTTGTTCGTCGGCGCCGGCACGGCGACGCTGCTCACGTTCACCATCGGATGGGGCGGCGGCTCGCTGCTCGGCCTCGCCGTGGGCGCCGTCGTCGGACTGGCCCCGCGGCTCCGGGGGCTGCTCGGCAGCCACGTCGTCGCCGCCCGATCGGTGCCCGACGTGGCGGTCGTCCCGCTCTTTCTCGTCTGGTTCCGCGTCGGCCCGACGACCGCCGCGCTGTTGGTCGCAGTCGCCGCCGTCTTCCCGGTCGCCCTCGCCGCCGCCGACGGGGCGGGCCGGCTGCCCGCACGCCAGTATGACCTCCTCCGGTCGGTCGGCGCCCCGCGACACCGCGTGCTGGTGGCTCGGGCACGATACGCGCTCCCCCAACTGTTCGCGGGGCTCAAACTCTCGGTCGTCGGCGGCTTCACTGCCACCGTCATCGCCGAGTGGTTCCTCACGAGCGACGGGCTCGGTGTGCTGTTGTTACAGGGGATGACCGACACCAACCCCGAACTCACCTACGCGGCCGCCCTCGCCCTCGCGGCGCTCGGGATGGCGCTCTACGGCGTCGTCGCCGGCGTCCAGCGCCGGCTGACGTGGTGA
- a CDS encoding DUF952 domain-containing protein, with the protein MPVIMHALPEADWAAAERAGEYRPASLDEEGFIPLQDPADIVAHTNERYAREERDDIGVFAVRSETLGDALRYEDIDGGRRPRLYGSVAPDGVAMWGHFPRDRHGFHLPEWAVDLVAADRLPEEANGEFR; encoded by the coding sequence ATGCCGGTCATCATGCACGCGCTCCCGGAGGCCGACTGGGCCGCCGCCGAGCGTGCCGGGGAGTACCGCCCCGCCTCCCTCGACGAGGAAGGGTTCATCCCGCTACAGGACCCTGCCGACATCGTCGCCCACACGAACGAGCGCTACGCCCGCGAGGAGCGCGACGACATCGGCGTGTTCGCCGTCAGGAGCGAGACGCTCGGCGACGCGTTGCGCTACGAGGACATCGACGGCGGGCGCCGGCCACGGCTCTACGGCTCGGTCGCGCCCGACGGCGTGGCCATGTGGGGGCACTTCCCCCGGGACCGCCACGGCTTCCACCTGCCGGAGTGGGCGGTCGATCTGGTGGCGGCCGATCGGCTCCCGGAGGAAGCGAACGGGGAGTTCCGCTGA
- the lrpA1 gene encoding HTH-type transcriptional regulator LrpA1 has product MTASATADRILGILEEDAQASVSEIAERADVSKPTVRKYVRQLEEDGVIVGYSAEVDPKKLTGQSIALVGMDVDSEQYVDATNDLKELDAVESLYSSSGDHMLMAEIRAADGDALGEVINDHILEVDGVTAAHPCFLQERLK; this is encoded by the coding sequence ATGACTGCGTCGGCTACGGCAGATCGGATCTTGGGGATCCTCGAAGAGGACGCGCAGGCGTCGGTCTCCGAGATCGCCGAGCGCGCCGACGTTTCGAAACCCACGGTCCGAAAGTACGTACGTCAGTTGGAGGAGGACGGAGTAATCGTCGGCTACTCCGCCGAGGTCGACCCCAAGAAGCTGACCGGGCAGTCGATCGCACTGGTCGGGATGGACGTGGACTCCGAGCAGTACGTCGACGCCACGAACGATCTCAAGGAACTCGACGCCGTGGAGTCGCTCTACAGTTCCTCGGGCGACCACATGCTGATGGCCGAGATCCGGGCCGCCGACGGCGACGCTCTCGGGGAAGTGATCAACGACCACATCCTCGAGGTCGACGGCGTCACCGCCGCCCACCCCTGCTTCCTACAGGAACGGCTGAAGTAG